The region GCGTACGGCGCGGCTGATGGCTTCGTGCATGGGCCGGTTGGCGGCCAGGTCGGTGAGGAACATTTCGGGAAAGCCGCCGCCGATGATGAGGCCATCGACGGCCGGCAAAGCCTGGTCGCGCAGGGGGCTGAAGGGTACGAGCTCCGCCCCGTGTTCCTCTAGGACGGCGAGGCTTTCCGGGTAATAGAAGGTGAAGGCTTCGTCCCGGGCGACGCCGATGCGCACCGTTTTGGCGGCGGCGGCGGCCGGCGCGGGCACGCTGAGCGGCGGCGCGGCGGCGGCGGCGCGGAGCAGGGCGTCCACGTCCAGGCCGCGGTCTACGGCCGCGCGCATGAGGTCGACGCGCAGGGCGGCCTCAGACTGCTCGGTCACGGGAATAAGGCCGAGGTGGCGTTCGCCGACGCCGAGGCTGTCGCTGCGCTGCAGGCAACCGAAGACAGGCAGGCCGAGGCGGCCGAGGGCTTCGGCGACGATGGCCCGGTGGGTTTCGGAACCGAGACGGTTGACGATGAAGCCGGCGATGGCGAGATCGGGGTCATAGGTGGCAAAGCCGAGGGCGGTGGCGGCGACGCTTTCGCCGGCCGACCGGGCGTCGAGCACGACGACGACGGGGGCGCCGAGCGCCCTGGCGATGGCGGCGGTGCTGCTGATGCCGCCCCGGCCGCCGTCGAAGAGGCCCATTACGCCTTCGATGACGGCGATGTCGGCCCCGGCGGCGGTTTTGGCGAACAGGGGGACGAGCTCGTCCTCCGGCACCAGCCAGGTGTCGAGGTTGTGGGCGGGCACGCCGCTGGCCAGCTTGTGGTAGCCGGGGTCGATGTAATCTGGGCCGACCTTGTACGACTGCACGCGCAGGCCCCGCTGCCTGAGGACGGCGAGCAGGCCGGCGACGATGGTGGTCTTGCCGACGCCGCTGCTGGTGCCGGCTATGACTATTCTAGGAATCTGCAACTGCTTCATCGGCATATCGCCTTTCTTAAGCGGATTGTGCGGGTCGTTCAGAAACCCCCAGATGCTAGGCAGCCCGAGGACGCGCCGCGACGACGGCCCCGGATGGGCCTAGTGCCGAGCGCGCCATGGATGGCACAAGCGCTCGGTCGCGTACTCGCACGTACGCTAGCAAGCGCCCGGAGGGCTAACAACGCAGATGGGGGTTTATCAACGACCCCCAAGTGTTCAGTACTCAACCCCGCGGCGGGCGTCGATGTGTAAATCTTTCATCGGGTGTTTAACGGCGCGGCAGTAAGTAACCTGGTCGGCGAGCGCGATCAGCTCGTCAGGCATGTGGCGGCCGGTGAGAACCACGGTGGTTTCTGGAGACCGGGAACCGATCAGGGCGATGACCTGGCCGGGGTTGAGAAGGCCGCGGCGCAGGGCGTGGCTGATCTCGTCGAGGACGAGGACGGCGGGCCGTTCGTCTTGCAGCGCGCCGGCCGCGTAGGCGAGGGCCCGGGCGGCGTAAGGGTTGGCCGGGTCCCGGTTGGCGCGGAAGCACTCGCCGCATTTGCGGCAGGTGGCTTCGCCGCTTTTGATGCGGGCGGCGATGGCGCAGCCGTGGCCGAACTGACGGATGGTGAGGGCTGGCAGGTGAACCTGGGCGAACAGTTCGCCGCTGTAGCCGCCGCCCTTCTGGAACTGCACGACGACCGCCCGCCGGCCGCAGGCCGCGGCGGCGACCGCCAGCCCTAAAGCCGCAGTGGTCTTGCCCTTGCCGTCGCCGGTGTAGATGAGAAGCGGGGCTGCTGCGGCGTTCACGGCGCTCACTCCTGCAGGTAGAGGATGGCGTTGACGGCGGCGGCGGCGATGGGGCTGCCGCCCTTGGTGCCGGCAACGGTTATGTAGGGCACAGGGGAGGTGGCGGCGAGCAGGTCTTTGGATTCGGCGGCGCCGACAAAGCCGACGGGCACGCCGATGATCGCCGCCGGGCGGATGTCCGTCTCCTCCATGATTTTGAGCAGTTCGAACAGCGCGGTGGGGGCGTTGCCGATGGCGACGACCGCACCGTGGAGGCGGGACCCGAAGGCGCGCATCGCGGCCATGGCGCGGGTGGTGCCGGCGCTTTTGGCGGCGGCGGCGATCGCCGGGTCGGCGATCAGGCAGTGGGCGCTGCCGCCGAATTCGCCCAGGCGGCGCCGGTTGACGCCGGTGCGCACCATCTCGACGTCGCAGAAGATGTCGCAGCCGCCTTTGAGGGCCCGGCCGGCGGCTTCGGCGGTCAGGGGATGGATGCGGATGTGGTTGGCGTAGTCGACGTCGCCGGCGGCGTGGATGATGCGGGAGTAAATTTTGGCCGCGGCGGGGGTCAGGTCGAAGCCGGCGAGATGGGGAGCGATGATGGCCATGCTCCGCTCTTCGATCAGGCCGGGGTCGGTGATGAAGTCCACTTACTCAGCCTCCCGGATGCGGTCCAGCAGGATGTCGGCGATGCGGGGGTCGGGGCCGATGTGGGCGGCCATGGTTACGGAAACGCCGGGGAAACGGTTCTTGAGGTCGGCGATTTCCTCGGGGATGTCATGCTGGATGTGCATGCCGTTGGCGAAAAACATCGGCACGATGACGATGCTGGCCGCGCCGCGGGCGACGAGGCCGGCGACGGCGTCCTCGATGGTGGCGAGTCCGGATTTGCGGTTCATGATGGCTGTTTCCACCAGATCGCTGCCGAGGCGCTCTTTGATGATGTCGCTGATCTGGAATACGACCTGGTTGGCTTCGCCGACGCTGGCGCGGCTGCCGTGGCCGAGGACTACGATTCCCTGTTTCATTGCATGACCTCCTTGACAAATTCGCTTACGGCGTCGAAATCTGCGGCGACGCGGCTGTACTCGACCGCCGGCCGGTCGATGACCACCAGGGACAGGCCGAGTTCGACGACGGCGCTGATTTTATTGTCGGTGCCGCCGACGATGCCGCTGTTTTTGGTGACGACGACTTCGGCGCCATAGTCGCGGTATAGGGCGAGGTTGAGCTGATGGGAGAACGGCCCCTGCAGGGCGATGATGTCGGCGGGGGCGAAGCCCAGGCGCCTACAGACGGTGAGGACTTCGGGCTCGGGCAGGACGCGGGCGATCAGGCGGCGGCCGGCCAGCAGCGGTTCGTTTTTGAACACTGCCAGGGTACGGCTGCCGGTGGCCAGGAAGATCACCTTCCCCAGGCCGGCGGCCAGGCGGGCGGCGTCGGCGGCGTCGGCAGCCAGGTGGAGCTTGTCGTACTGCGGCAGGAGCGCCGGCGGGCGCTCGTAGCGCAGGTAGGGCAGTTCGAGGGCTTGGCAGGCGGCCTGGGCGTTATGGGATGCGTTGGCGGCGTAAGGGTGGCTGGCGTCGATGACCGCCCGGGCGCCTTCCGTTTTGAACAGGGCCACCAGGCCGGCGGTGTCGCGGCAGCCGGTATGGACTGTCAGTCCCTGGGTGGCGGCCAGTCGGCGGCCGTAGTCGGAGACGACGGCGACGCTGACCGGCCAGCCCTGCCGGGCGAGGACGGCCGCGAGCTCCCGCCCGTCCCTGGTGCCGGCGAGGACGACGATCACAGCGAATACCCCCGCGGGGTTATCATCCGCCCGGCGGCGGTATAGGTGCGGCTGTTGCCGATGATGACGAGGGAGAACATGTCGATGTGCTCGCGGGTGAAGTTCTCGAGGTCGGACAGGACGACGCTTTCGTCCTTCCGGCTGGCGTGGTGGACGATGCCCACCGGCGTGGTCGCCGGGCGGTGACGGAGGACGATTTCCCGCACTTGCTCGATGTGGCTTATCCGGCGGGTGCTTTTGGGGTTGTAGAGGGCAATGACGAAGTCGCCGGCGGCGGCCATCTCGACCCGCTTGACGATTGTTTCCCAGGGGGTGAGGAGGTCGCTGAGGCTGATGACGGCGAAGTCGTGCATGACGGGTGCGCCGAGCAGCGCCGCGGCGGCGCCGATGGCGCTGATGCCGGGGACGATATCGACCACGGGCTGGAGCGCCGGCGGATACTTGAAGACAAGTTCGAGCACCAGGCCGGCCATGCCGTAGATGCCAGGGTCGCCGCTGGATACGACGGCGACCCGCCTGCCGGCCATGGCTTCCTCGACGGCCGCCTGGCAGCGGTCGATCTCCTGGGTCATGCCGGTGCCGATGATTTTTTTGCCGGGGAGAAAATCGGCGATGAGGCCGAGATAGGTGTCATAGCCGACGATTACTTCGGCGGCGGCGAGGGCGTCGGCCGCGCGCTTGCTCATGTCGGCGAGGCTGCCGGGGCCTAGACCGACGACGGCGATTTGACCTCGGCGATGGCAACCGATATTTTGTCGTAGATCGTTTTGCACAGCAGGAGCCTGTCCGTTCCCGCCGCTAATAGAGCCGCCGCTTCGCATACGTTCCCCACTCCAATCTGTTCTTCTACAAAAGGCGATGTTTCGAGGCCGTTTTTTTCGATGCATTGCTGTAACTGCTCGTTGCTGTATGTCCGAAAGGGCACTGCCATCTGTTCCACCATGGCCAGCAGGCCGATTTCGTCGTCCTTGACGGCGGTGGTGGCGACCGAGCCCACGCTTTTGACGCTGCGGCCGATCTTTTTGCAGGCGTCGGTGATGGCGGTGAACAGGGCGGCGCTGGTCACGCCCCGCCGACAGCCGACGCCGACGGCCATGGTGGCCGGCCGCAGGAAGATATGGGGCTTGACCATGTACATCTCCTTGTCGGAGATGACCACGGCGGCGTCGTAGCGGTCGGTGTGGACGAGGTCTTCGCTGGTGACGAGCATGATGCACTGTTCGGCCGCCAGTTTGACGTAGTGCTCGTGGTTGGGCAGGGTGCAGTCGATGAAGAAGACGACCCGTTTGCCGGCGACGAGGGCGGCGTTGATGTGCTTGAGCTGGTCGAAGGGCTCGATCTCCAGGCCGATACGGGCGGCGAGCACGTCGGGGGCGGGTTTGTGCTGGATGTCGGTGGCGGTGGTGATGACCGGGACGGCGCCCGCCGCGTCGGCGAAGACGCGGGTCAGTTCGTTGGCGCCGCCGATGTGGCCGGCGAGGAGGCTGATGGCGTGCCGGCCGGCTTCGTCCATGACGACGACGGCCGGGTCGTAGCGCTTATCGCGGATATGGGGGGCGATGACGCGGACGACGATGCCGGCGGCCATGACGAAGAGCAGCCCGTTGTATTTGTTGTATATCGCGGCGACGAGCTCGCTCAGGCTTTCGTAGGTGACCGCTTTCGTCCCCCCCTCCCTGCCGGCCTTGGCGTAGAGGTCGATCTTGCAGGTTAGTTTGGCGGCGATGCCGGCCGCCAGGCGGGCCCCGTTGTCGGTCACGGAAATTACTGCGGTTTTCATTTTGCCTCCCTGAACATATGCCCGAAATCGGGAGAGTAGAGCTTCGACAACGCGTAGTCGCCGTCCAGGCAGCGGCCGACCACGATCATGGCGGTGCGGTCGACGCCCGCCTCTTCCACCGTGCGGGCGATGGTGGCGAGGGTGCCGCGATAGATTTTCTCGTCAGGCCAGGAAGCTTTCTGGACTACGGCGATGGGGGTGTCGGCTGGATAACCGCCGGCGGTGAGTTCGTCGACGACGCTGTCCAGCATGTGGACGCTGAGGAAGATGCACATCGTCGCCCGGTGAGCGGCGAGCGCGGCGAGTTTTTCGCGCTCCGGCACCGGGGTGCGGCCTTCGAGGCGGGTAACGATGACGGTCTGGGATACTTCCGGCAGGGTGTATTCGCAGCGGAGGGCGGCGGCGGCGGCCAGGAAGGAGCTGACGCCGGGGACGACCTCGTAGGGAATGCCGCGTTTGTCGAGGGCGTCCATTTGCTCTTTTATGGCCCCGTAGATGCTGGGGTCGCCGGTGTGCAGCCTGACCACCTCCCTGCCTTCGCCGGTCGCCCGGACGATGGCGTCGATGACCTCGTCCAAGGTCATGGATGCGCTGTTCATGATGACGGCGTCCTGCTTGGCTAAGCAGAGGAGGGCCGGGTTGACGAGCGAGCCGGCGTAGATGATGGTATCGGCGGCGGCAAGGAGACGCTGGCCTTTGACGGTGATGAGCTCGGGGTCGCCGGGGCCGGCGCCTACGAAGCGGACTGTCATCCGAGTCCCCCCTTTTTTATCAGGATGAGCGACAGGTAGTCGCGTTTCTTGCCGACGAGGCTGTCGAGGTCGCGGGTGACGAACTGGTCGGGGTAGCCCAGCCGGCTGACGAAGACGGCTTTGTCCTTGAGGCCGAGGTCGCCGAGGACGGCGACGATTTGCTCGTATTTGCCGGCGACCTTCATGAGGACGGCGTTGTCGAAGGCGGCTAAGAGCGGCCGCAGGGCCTCCGGGTCGTCGACGGCGGGCAGGATGGCGAGTTTTTCCGTGCCTTCGGAAAGGGGGAGGTCGAGGTGGGCGGCGGCGGCGGCGAACGAGGTGACGCCGGGGACGCTCTCGACTTCGACTTCGGGGATAAGGTCGCGGACGTGCTTGAGGAGGTAGGTGTAGGTGCTGAACAGCATGGCGTCGCCGATGGTGATGAAGGCGACGTTTTTGCCGGCGGCGAGGCTGGCGGCAATTTTTTCGGCGCCGCGACGCCATTCGGCTTCGAGCTGATCCTTGTCGCGGGTCATGGGGGTGGAGACTTCGATCATTTCCGCGGCGGGGCCGATGTGGGCGCCGGCCACCTTGAGGGCGACGCTTTCGTTGTCGGCGGCCGAGCGGGGGATGCAGACGACGTCGGCGGTTTTGAGCAGGGCGGCGGCGCGGAGGGTGAGCAGGTCGGGGTCGCCGGGCCCGACGCCGATGCCGTAGAATTTACCGGTCATTGTGGTCCTCCCTTGGTGCAGGCTATGATGTACACCGGGTTGTTGGCCTGGAAGAGGTGCTTGCCGCCGGCCCTGTGGAGGCGGGTGACCTGGACGCAGGCGGCCTCGGTTCGATAGCCTGGCCGTGCTTCGAGGTCGGCGAGCGCCTGGTGAAGCGTTTCGACGGTTACGGCGGTGACGATGAGGCGGCCGCCGGGGACGAGCAACCGGTCGGCGGCGGCGAGGATGGCGGCGAGGTGACCGCCGCTGCCGCCGACGAAGATGGCGTCGGCGGAGGGGAGGCCGGCGAGGGCTTCGGGGGCCGCGCCGGCGACGATTTCGATGTTGGCGGCGCCGAATTTTGCGGCGTTGGCGCGGATTAGGGCCGCGCCCTCGGCTTCTTTCTCGACGGCGAAAACGCGGCCGCGGTTGGCTAACAGGGCTGCCTCGACGCTTATCGAGCCCGTGCCGGCGCCGATGTCGATGACGGTGGCGGCGGGGCCGATCCTGGCTTTTACGAGGGCGAGGATGCGGACGTCCTGTTTGGTCATCGGAATGTCGCCGCGGATGAATTCCTGGTCGGGTATGCCGGGAACGGCCGGGGTCATGCCATCACCACCATCACGCAGTGTTCGCAACCGGCGCCGGCCGCCGCGGCGGCGAGGTCGGTCGCCAGGATCTGTTCGCCGGGGTAGGAAAGGTCGGCGCACAGCCATACGGCGGTGGCCGGCGGCCAGCCGCAGGCGAGGAGTTCGCCGGCGATGGCGTGCGGGGCGTTGGCGGCGTCGGTGAGGAGGGCGAGTTTTTTGCCAGGCGCGTAGTCGAGGGCGCCGTCGGCGGCCGCGCGGCCGTGGAGGCTGACGAGGACGGCGTCCTGCCAGGGACAGGCCAGGCGGGCGAAGGCTAGCTGGACGGAGCTGACGCCGGGGATGACTTCGAGGCGTCCGGGCCCGAATTCGCGGCGGAGGGCGGCGAGCAGGCTGTGGAAGCCCGGGTCGCCGGAGACGAGGACCGCGACGTCGCCTTCCGCCAGGCGGCGGCCGATGTATGCAAGGACAGCGGCGATGTCGCCGCCGATGGGGTAGGTTTCGCTGCCCGCAGGGGCGAAGGCGGCCAGGGCCCGGCGGCCGCCGACCAGCACCTTGGCCCGGGCGATGGCGCGGGCGGCTATGGGGGGCAGGTAGTCGGGCGAGCCGGGTCCGATGCCGATAACGGTTATTTTATGATCCATCCGAGAGTGCCTCCGATTTTGTCGGCCTGGTCGTCGCGGCCGAGGATATCGCCCTTGAGGGTGACGATGGCGGTGCCGACGGTCAGCCGGCCGTGGACGAAGCGCGCGGCGCGGCTGCTGGCCTGCGCGGCCAGGCGGCGCCAGACGCCGCCTACGGGGTAGCGGCCGATAACCTCGACCGCGGCTTCGGTGGTGACGCAGGCGAGGATTTCCTCGACCGCCTCGCGGGGGGCGCCTTCGGCGGCGGCGTACGCGGCGAGCGTTTCGAGCCGGGCGTCGGCCATGCGGCTGTGGGTGTGGAAGATGCCGGCGGCGACTTTGACGATTTTGCCGAGATGGCCAAAGAGCAGTATCTGCCGCAACCCCTGGTCGGCAGCGCTTTCAAGCATGTGGCCGACGAAGTTCGAGGTCTGGACGACCCGGTCGGCGGGCAGGCGGCATTTGTTTATGGCGATGTCCTGGCCGATCTTGCCGGGGACGAAGACGGCGGTGTCGTGGCCGAGGGCTTTGACGACGCTGAGCTGAGGGGTGAGGGAGGTTTTCCACGCTTCCTCGGACATGGGCTCGACGATGCCGGTGGTGCCGATGACGGACAGTCCGCCTTCGATGCCGAGGGCGGGATTGAGGGTGCGGGCGGCAAGCTCGCGGCCGCCGGGGATGGCGATGGTGGCGACGGCGCCCCGGCCGGCGGGGAGCACGTCGCGGAGGGCGGTTTCGATCATTAGGCGGGGTCCGGGGTTGACCGCCGGCTGGCCGACAGGCATGGCCAGGCCGGGTTTGGTGACGGTGCCGACGCCTTCGCCGGCGAGGATGACTATCGCCTCGTCGGCGGTGATAACGACGTCTACGGCGACGGTGACGCCATCGGTGACGTCGGGGTCGTCGCCGGCGTCCTTGACGACGGCGGCGCTGCCGCCGCCATCGATGGCGCGGCTGGCGGCCACGCCGACGGGGATGAGGTTGCCCTGCGGCGTGGCGACCTCGACCGTCAGGGCCGGGCGGCCGAGAGCGGCAAGGACGGCCGCCTTGGCGGCGGCGGCGGCGCAGGTGCCGGTGGTTATGCCCCGGCGGAGGGTCTTGCTGGACACGAAAATACCCCCTGAAAACAGGGGGTATAAATAATAACAATACTTATAATTGTTATACCTATCTACCCACCTGCCTATCTTCCGTAGGTCGTAACGGCGCGTGTTAGAACAGGCAGGTCTCCTGGCTCTGGCTCATCGCTCACCACGCCTTCCCGGTTTCCCAGTGGCATTGTGTGGTTGC is a window of Selenomonadales bacterium 4137-cl DNA encoding:
- a CDS encoding precorrin-8X methylmutase — protein: MDFITDPGLIEERSMAIIAPHLAGFDLTPAAAKIYSRIIHAAGDVDYANHIRIHPLTAEAAGRALKGGCDIFCDVEMVRTGVNRRRLGEFGGSAHCLIADPAIAAAAKSAGTTRAMAAMRAFGSRLHGAVVAIGNAPTALFELLKIMEETDIRPAAIIGVPVGFVGAAESKDLLAATSPVPYITVAGTKGGSPIAAAAVNAILYLQE
- the cobJ gene encoding precorrin-3B C(17)-methyltransferase, translating into MSKRAADALAAAEVIVGYDTYLGLIADFLPGKKIIGTGMTQEIDRCQAAVEEAMAGRRVAVVSSGDPGIYGMAGLVLELVFKYPPALQPVVDIVPGISAIGAAAALLGAPVMHDFAVISLSDLLTPWETIVKRVEMAAAGDFVIALYNPKSTRRISHIEQVREIVLRHRPATTPVGIVHHASRKDESVVLSDLENFTREHIDMFSLVIIGNSRTYTAAGRMITPRGYSL
- the cobK gene encoding precorrin-6A reductase — encoded protein: MIVVLAGTRDGRELAAVLARQGWPVSVAVVSDYGRRLAATQGLTVHTGCRDTAGLVALFKTEGARAVIDASHPYAANASHNAQAACQALELPYLRYERPPALLPQYDKLHLAADAADAARLAAGLGKVIFLATGSRTLAVFKNEPLLAGRRLIARVLPEPEVLTVCRRLGFAPADIIALQGPFSHQLNLALYRDYGAEVVVTKNSGIVGGTDNKISAVVELGLSLVVIDRPAVEYSRVAADFDAVSEFVKEVMQ
- a CDS encoding cobalt-precorrin 5A hydrolase, which translates into the protein MKTAVISVTDNGARLAAGIAAKLTCKIDLYAKAGREGGTKAVTYESLSELVAAIYNKYNGLLFVMAAGIVVRVIAPHIRDKRYDPAVVVMDEAGRHAISLLAGHIGGANELTRVFADAAGAVPVITTATDIQHKPAPDVLAARIGLEIEPFDQLKHINAALVAGKRVVFFIDCTLPNHEHYVKLAAEQCIMLVTSEDLVHTDRYDAAVVISDKEMYMVKPHIFLRPATMAVGVGCRRGVTSAALFTAITDACKKIGRSVKSVGSVATTAVKDDEIGLLAMVEQMAVPFRTYSNEQLQQCIEKNGLETSPFVEEQIGVGNVCEAAALLAAGTDRLLLCKTIYDKISVAIAEVKSPSSV
- the cbiE gene encoding precorrin-6y C5,15-methyltransferase (decarboxylating) subunit CbiE, giving the protein MDHKITVIGIGPGSPDYLPPIAARAIARAKVLVGGRRALAAFAPAGSETYPIGGDIAAVLAYIGRRLAEGDVAVLVSGDPGFHSLLAALRREFGPGRLEVIPGVSSVQLAFARLACPWQDAVLVSLHGRAAADGALDYAPGKKLALLTDAANAPHAIAGELLACGWPPATAVWLCADLSYPGEQILATDLAAAAAGAGCEHCVMVVMA
- a CDS encoding CbiX/SirB N-terminal domain-containing protein, with translation MKQGIVVLGHGSRASVGEANQVVFQISDIIKERLGSDLVETAIMNRKSGLATIEDAVAGLVARGAASIVIVPMFFANGMHIQHDIPEEIADLKNRFPGVSVTMAAHIGPDPRIADILLDRIREAE
- a CDS encoding cobyrinate a,c-diamide synthase; protein product: MKQLQIPRIVIAGTSSGVGKTTIVAGLLAVLRQRGLRVQSYKVGPDYIDPGYHKLASGVPAHNLDTWLVPEDELVPLFAKTAAGADIAVIEGVMGLFDGGRGGISSTAAIARALGAPVVVVLDARSAGESVAATALGFATYDPDLAIAGFIVNRLGSETHRAIVAEALGRLGLPVFGCLQRSDSLGVGERHLGLIPVTEQSEAALRVDLMRAAVDRGLDVDALLRAAAAAPPLSVPAPAAAAAKTVRIGVARDEAFTFYYPESLAVLEEHGAELVPFSPLRDQALPAVDGLIIGGGFPEMFLTDLAANRPMHEAISRAVRRGMPAYAECGGLMYLAKEIVAFDGRSFPMVGLVPAACRMESRLQTVGYVEATALGDNVLCRAGDILRGHEFHFSRMELTCPADDFDWAFQFRKIRTGNVYLGGFAAGSLLASYLHMHLAGNRAAAAMFAARCRAFRAAEGEKR
- the cbiD gene encoding cobalt-precorrin-5B (C(1))-methyltransferase CbiD, which codes for MSSKTLRRGITTGTCAAAAAKAAVLAALGRPALTVEVATPQGNLIPVGVAASRAIDGGGSAAVVKDAGDDPDVTDGVTVAVDVVITADEAIVILAGEGVGTVTKPGLAMPVGQPAVNPGPRLMIETALRDVLPAGRGAVATIAIPGGRELAARTLNPALGIEGGLSVIGTTGIVEPMSEEAWKTSLTPQLSVVKALGHDTAVFVPGKIGQDIAINKCRLPADRVVQTSNFVGHMLESAADQGLRQILLFGHLGKIVKVAAGIFHTHSRMADARLETLAAYAAAEGAPREAVEEILACVTTEAAVEVIGRYPVGGVWRRLAAQASSRAARFVHGRLTVGTAIVTLKGDILGRDDQADKIGGTLGWIIK
- the cbiT gene encoding precorrin-6Y C5,15-methyltransferase (decarboxylating) subunit CbiT translates to MTPAVPGIPDQEFIRGDIPMTKQDVRILALVKARIGPAATVIDIGAGTGSISVEAALLANRGRVFAVEKEAEGAALIRANAAKFGAANIEIVAGAAPEALAGLPSADAIFVGGSGGHLAAILAAADRLLVPGGRLIVTAVTVETLHQALADLEARPGYRTEAACVQVTRLHRAGGKHLFQANNPVYIIACTKGGPQ
- a CDS encoding cob(I)yrinic acid a,c-diamide adenosyltransferase gives rise to the protein MNAAAAPLLIYTGDGKGKTTAALGLAVAAAACGRRAVVVQFQKGGGYSGELFAQVHLPALTIRQFGHGCAIAARIKSGEATCRKCGECFRANRDPANPYAARALAYAAGALQDERPAVLVLDEISHALRRGLLNPGQVIALIGSRSPETTVVLTGRHMPDELIALADQVTYCRAVKHPMKDLHIDARRGVEY
- the cobI gene encoding precorrin-2 C(20)-methyltransferase; this encodes MTGKFYGIGVGPGDPDLLTLRAAALLKTADVVCIPRSAADNESVALKVAGAHIGPAAEMIEVSTPMTRDKDQLEAEWRRGAEKIAASLAAGKNVAFITIGDAMLFSTYTYLLKHVRDLIPEVEVESVPGVTSFAAAAAHLDLPLSEGTEKLAILPAVDDPEALRPLLAAFDNAVLMKVAGKYEQIVAVLGDLGLKDKAVFVSRLGYPDQFVTRDLDSLVGKKRDYLSLILIKKGGLG
- the cobM gene encoding precorrin-4 C(11)-methyltransferase, which translates into the protein MTVRFVGAGPGDPELITVKGQRLLAAADTIIYAGSLVNPALLCLAKQDAVIMNSASMTLDEVIDAIVRATGEGREVVRLHTGDPSIYGAIKEQMDALDKRGIPYEVVPGVSSFLAAAAALRCEYTLPEVSQTVIVTRLEGRTPVPEREKLAALAAHRATMCIFLSVHMLDSVVDELTAGGYPADTPIAVVQKASWPDEKIYRGTLATIARTVEEAGVDRTAMIVVGRCLDGDYALSKLYSPDFGHMFREAK